One region of bacterium genomic DNA includes:
- a CDS encoding KH domain-containing protein has translation MTEIVKDQEFLVTVVKAIVNHPEDVVVTRDLDERGVLLTLKVNQEDMGYVIGREGSTAKAIRTLLRIIGVKNNARLNLKIAEPEGSTRVPRDNGASRSRSVDDVVGDDLKL, from the coding sequence ATGACTGAAATAGTTAAAGATCAAGAATTTTTGGTAACAGTCGTGAAAGCGATTGTAAACCACCCGGAAGATGTCGTAGTCACGAGAGATTTAGACGAAAGAGGAGTTCTGCTCACTCTTAAGGTAAATCAAGAAGACATGGGTTATGTCATTGGACGGGAAGGCTCGACTGCCAAAGCTATTCGAACACTTTTAAGGATCATCGGCGTTAAGAATAATGCCAGATTGAATCTTAAAATTGCCGAACCGGAAGGCAGCACAAGAGTTCCTCGAGACAATGGCGCGTCACGATCAAGAAGCGTTGATGACGTTGTCGGTGACGACCTAAAACTATAG